The Perognathus longimembris pacificus isolate PPM17 chromosome 3, ASM2315922v1, whole genome shotgun sequence nucleotide sequence ACAAAAATTGAAAAGAACAAGTGCAGTCAATACATAATTTACATTTGCATGAAATGTGACCTCtcaattgagagataaaggataaaaagacaaacgactccaaaagcaatacttgcaaaaccatttggtgtaaaccaactgaacaactcatgaggggagatggaaagggggaggggggaggggggaatgatggaggaggtaacaaacagtacaagaaatgtacccaaggcctaacatatgaaactgtaacctctctgtacatcactttgacaataaatagaaaaaaagaaaaagaaataaatgaataaactgttaaactgaaaaaaaaaagtgacctctTGGAATAGTGTTACCAggtaatttaaatgaaaataacgAAAGTACAGCCATAAAGTTTGACTATCATAAAATAGATAGGATGCAATAATCTTATGGATTTAaagaaatggatttaaaaaaatatccatCTAGTTGTTAGACACACTGTAAAGTTTCACATTGTTTAGttgattttatttgtgtgtgcccCTGAAGTCTAGTTTATTCACTTAACATTAGTATTAATTTCTTCTTTGGTCTTTATGATAGAGGGAATAGACATGTACTACTATTTCCTAATGTCTAGCAAACTGCTGAGTGCTTTATTGAAAAGTCAACTGTTCTGttcatgtgcatgcacaccaatcctggggtttgaactcagtgcctgggtgctcaaggctagtgctctacaactagagccgcagctccactaccaggtttttggtagttaattggaaataagagtctcatgcatggactttcttgcctgggctggctttgaacagggatcctcagatctcagcctgctgagaagctaggattacaggtgtgagccacctgcctgtcctggtttcttttctttttttttttgtcttctttttttttgggggggggggcagtcctggggcttgaactcagggcctaggactgtccctggcttctttttgctcaaggctagtactctaccacttgagccacagcaccacttctggctttttctacatatgcggtgctgaggaattgaacccagggcatcatgtatacaagacaagcactctaccactaggccatattcccagccccttgtcctgTTCTTTTATTACTGTAATGATTGACTGAGTGGTGATGACAAGTTCCAACAAATGAATAGGTTTGAGAGCCTCTCGGTTCCAATCACCTGATCATGGCTAGGTCAGAAAGCCAAGGTCAGAAAGCCAAGATCAGAAAGGGCTCTGCTTGGTTCAAAAGAAGCACGATCTACACAGACTTAGCAGCCCCTTGGCTCCGTGGTGTTGCTCCTTACCACATCCTTGCCGCCCCTGCTCTTCAGGTCCTGGATCTCGGCCATCAGCCTCTGAAGCTCCTGACACGTGTACTTGTACAGCTCATAGTCTCTGCCAGGATCCCGCAGgtccacctcagcctcctcactatAGTATTTACCTTCCTGTGGAGGCAAGAAGAGAAGTTCCAGGTAGGGGGTGAAAGCCTCCTTATTGGGAAGAAGTAATTGGCCTGAACTCTCTCATTATATAAGATTAGCTCTAAGTCTAGCTTATTTTCAAAGtagaacattctctctctctctctctctctctctctctctctctctctctgttcattTTGCGGTGTTAGGAATCAAGCCCAGAGCCTTTGGCATGAtaagcaagcaccctaccactgagccacaacccccagcccctccttttctctttttcattataAAGCAATCACCACATGCTTGGTGAAAATAATTCTGAACACAGaactataaaaaaagaaaatggaaaattgccCACAATATCTCTTCCCTGCACCAAAATTGCATTTGCAAAGACTTCAAGTacacattttacttttgtttgtttttgttgccagtcctggctcgtggactcagagcctgagcactgtccctggcttcttttttgctcaaggctagcactctacctcttgagccacagcgccacttccagcctttttctatatatgtgatgctgaggaatcgaacccagtgcttcatgtatacaaggtgagcactttaccactaggccatattcccagcccctacacattttacttttgtttttttgttttttgttgttgtttttttttttttttggccagtcctggggcttggactcagggcctgagcactgtccctggcttctttttgctcaaggctagcactgtgccacttgagccacagcgccacttctggccgttttctagatatgtggtgctggagaatcgaacccagggcttcatgtatacgagacgagctctcttgccactaggccatattcccagacacaTTTTACTTTTAAGCAAGATAGGATCATATTGTCCAAGCTGTGTGGGGCAGATTCTCTTCCAAATAAATACAAAGTTCTAACAAAATGGCTGCACAATAGCCTGCTTTGGAGAAGATGCACCAGATCCTATGTAACCCAAATCCTGCTGACCAGTCTTTAGGATGTGGGGACATGTGGTTCTGATACTCTGTTAATGGCAGATCGAGAGATGCGATATTTCTGGAGCTCCAACATTGTGCTGCTGAGGCCCAAGCTTTTTTGCACCATTAGGAAAACTAGAGCCTTACATCACACTTGAACATGCTCTGTGTAGTATTAATCATGTCTGCTACAGGCCTGGTGGTTCTTGGGATGCTGCTGTTAACCCTCATGCTGACAGAACTTGAGGGTTCTGGGCCACAGCTGCAATTTCTTAGGCACCTGGTAACAACTGGCTAGTCTCACCTGCTCAATGTCAGATCGACTTCGCTTTCCTTCAGTTGGAGCTCCATCACTTCGAATCACTTTGGGTTTCCGTTTTTTGCTGGATTCTGATGACATGGCTGTCCCTAGAAGTCAGAAGGCAAACAGCAGAGAGTTGTTAATAGGAGAAAGTTttcgagatttttttttccagagtctAACAGATTTGGGATTCTATAGTCTTagtaattaaagaaaatatacagccgggtgccagtagctcatgcctgtaatcctagctattcaagaagctgagacagtaggatcatagtttgaggccagtgaaggcagaaaagtcagagactccatctccaaataactagcaaaaagctgagctggaggtatggctcaggtggcagaatactagccacACAAACAAGTgcaaggaccctgagttcaagcccaagaaccaggaaaacaaaatcacTTAACCTTCCATAAGGTTGAATCTTCTGTCCACAGAGAACCATCCTTCTGCCTCTCCAATATGAATCTGTTTGCTccatttcctctcccctctctagtTGCCATGGGCCAAACTGTATGTAGGCTTTGGGAAggataggcaagtgctctaccattgagctacatctctagtccTTGTCTCCTTTTTCAAAATGTTTCCCCACTTGCTCCATTCATCTCAGAATCATCTTCAacctctccttcctctgccccacTCAGATCCAGCTCACTCCCCACAAAGCATTCTGCACTCAGCAGGCCCCAGGTGACATGCTGTCCCTGTAAACACCCTGAGGCCTCTATGTTCCTCTCAGTATTGCCCAGCAATattctctaagtcctttctttATAAAGGCCAaccaagctaggtgccagtggctcatgcctgaaattctagctactcaggaggctaagatctgaggctcacagttcaaaaccagccttggcaggaaagcctgtgagacttgtaCTTCCaagcaaccaccaaaaagctggaagtgtagatgTGTTAGTGATTCAAACTAGTGTGCTAAAGTGTGGGTCCATCTGATGTTCACTAGTGACTTTGTCATACTGCACTGCCCACTCACTGGTGCTTGActataagtttgtttttttttttttaatgcatttcatGGAGCTCTATGACCACAAAACATCCTCCCTTGGCATACCTCTGTCAtcaccacagcctcctggtgTGGGCAGTACTGTCCTAATACTTCTGGAAGGCTCCAAATGAGTTGTGATGCATTTGGAGATTCCTAGGTTGGAATCTCTGTGCTCAAATTTTCATGTTCAAATTTTATGGCATTCAGTCTTGGCTCCTCTAGATATGCTTCCACACAAAGCAAAtgagatcttcctgcttcagcctcctgaattccaGGATTACAAGAACTACCATGTCCAGttacccattttctttctttgaaacttCTGATTGCTGAGAACAATAGCTGaggacatagctcaagtagtggagttcttacctagcaagtatgaggccctgaagtTCAATCCCTAATTGGAGGGGGGTACAGTAAAGGATTTCATTGCCTAGTTTTTTGTGAGtaccgaggcttgaacttggagttttacactctcacttggatttttcactcaaggccacttgaactacacttccacttatggttttttgctgattaactggaaattagagtctcgctgacttttttttgctggaggctggctttgaatcttgatcctcagagctcagttaagattacagttttgagccaccagagtctggcTTCTGGCTGCCTAGTTTCTCTTGAACTTCTAAAATACCAGTGTTACTCGGTAACAAAAGGACTACCTCTCTGACAGTAAGCAAAAAGTTAACAAGGGTCTGTTTCCATTACATTACTATTCCCACTGCAGTTTTAATTTTGATCTCTGTagttgctaggcaggaactctagcCCTTGAAATATATACCCTCAGTCCACTTTGCTTTAGTTTTGGGAATATGATCTAGCACTTATACCTGGATCTGAACCTGGACCTATCCTCTTCCTATCTAGGCTCCCcagctgagatgacaagcacCGGCCACGCCCAGCTTTTCTATTGGCTGAGAAGGTTGTGCCCCCATCCTATCCCCGCCAAAGTTTCGTCCAACAGTCTCcaggggtagctaggattacagacttgaatgACCTCAGTATCTTTTGCTTAAGCGATGGCTGTTTCCCATATATAGTGTAGAGATCAGAACTTTTCTCACAAAGTAAGTTTAAAAAGGGACTGACATTCCGCGGGAGAGCGCTCGTCTTGTAGGCGCGAAGCCACACTTCCAcccatcccaccccccccacacccccccaaaaagaaactgGCTTAAAAATCTTTTGTACAAACGGCTGTACAATGACAGGCTGAGGTGGCTCAACCCACCAGAGTGGAACCCGAAAGGAAACCCCAACTTTTGGCGCCACACGAGGTTCCCCGGCACACAAAGGGGCACAATTAACTGAGTGGTTATCACCAtgaccaccatcatcatcaccaggCCACACCGTGGGGCGGGGGAGATAAGGACACGGCCACAGGCCCAGCGATGGGGACCTAGCGTGTGAGGGCGGCGGAGCTGGACAGGGCCCCAGACCAGGGGCACCTTCCGGGCCCGAAACTCCAGACATCACCCCACCGCACGTGGACCTGCCCCACCACACCGACCCGCTCCTCACCACAGAATCCGGCGCCCCGCTCCCGCGAGCAACTTCCGGCAAGCGGAGGACCCGCTTCCACAAACCATAAGAGAGAATCTGGAGGAAGGAGCGGCACGCCGGAAGTGTGTCGCGGAGTCCGGAAGCGCGCCTCCGGAAGTGACGTGGGCGGGCGGGGAGAGAGGTCGGCAGGAGTGGGGTGGGGCGGAAGAGGCGGGTCCTTGCTGAGCCGCGCCTCCACACTGTGATCCGCTGTTCTAGTACCGGGATACTGAGGCTGTGCGGACGGGGAAGACTCCCGTCCCTCGTTCGCTTGCCCCGCCGCGCAAAGCAGCGCCCCGCAGCGAGTGGGTGACCCGGTTTACTTAATGAGGATGGAGAAGTTCGATTGCCCTGGAGCTTAGTCTGCAGCACCAAAATGTGGGCCCCAGCGGATTGGCCTCTGCCTGCAACCGTGCCGTCACCAGTGAAGGAGCAAATCGGGAAGGGCATAATCGCCCCATTTCACACTCAGCGTCTCTCCGCGTTAGGCCTGATTTGCCAAGGACCGAAACCACACTCTGTGTTGGAAAACTTCCATGTGTTTTCTATCCCCTCGTGCCGCCAGGATTTCCGGTGGGATACTTTACTTATCTGGAGCTAGAAATGCGTGTGTCCTGAATCCCCATGTGTGCAGACAGTCCCTTCTCTTGCCCTGCGGTGAGGATGAAGATACATTCCCAGAGAATAGCTCAAGACTtcactctcccacccccaccccacccgcggGAGGGGGTCAGATCTGCCAGGTAGGGGAGCAGTGCTCTGCACCCTGCCTTGGGCATCTGCTGAGGTTCCCTGAAGATGGAGACGccaatatttatagaaatatttaaTTGGTTCCGTCAGTTACACGTTTTCCCAGACAAGAGGCACAATCAAGCTTGTCTGTAGAGGTATGAAGGTCGCTGAGCagacacacaggcctgccccagtcATTGGTTCCACTTCATAGACCTGGCTACTGTGTAAAGTCTGCTTGACAAAATGTCCAACtatgggaaaaggaatgaagagtgagggagagagatacagGTCCTGGTCCCTATCTTTACCTGTCACAAGGTAGGCAGGAGAAGGTTTAAAACTAGCAGGAAACAGGCAAGCCTCTTTCCAACTAATATTAGGAAGAAACCCTCTCCACCCCAATGGGGTTTGTATCATTTCTATCTTAACAATTGTATCATCTCTATCTTaacaattttttatttcaaattctgCAATTCAGACCCACATTCTGAATGCTAAGCTCCAAATGGGTATCTATGTGTTCCATGTGTGTCTTCTGTGGCCTAATACTTCTGGATCTCCTGCTCTTGCTGATTGGAGGGTTTATGGCAGTTCTAGGCTTTTGCCCCTTGGAAAGGACTTGGCTCAAACTTGCTTGTCCAACAAGTGGGTCATCCAATGGAAACCAGTGAATTCCCAAGGGTCAGGCCTGGTCTAATCTCTAACCTCCCAACTATTGGTCATGCAGTCTTTTGTTCAACTAAATCATATCCATAGTGATATCTAAAGACTGGtggtcttgagaaaaagaatcttgggggagggggaaatgggagaaaacctAATGTTATGCTTCACTCAAGGAAATACAAAACTACTTCCAGCAGGGAGAAGGAGATTGGCAGGGATGGGAGTGGGGGTAGGGTTTCTGGGAAATGCTGTCATGCTTAGAACATTGTCATCTTTGACTTGAGCACTACTCTTTATAGCCCTTCCAAAGCTGAGAAAACATTAAAACCAAGAGCGCTGCTGTCCCAGGCTGccctgggagagaaggggaaggaggtggAGGCATCAGCAGGATCACTGAAGAGGAGAAATCTTCAAGGGGATCATGATCCGAGACTCCATGTGTCGTACCAAGGGGActgtggagagaggagagggcaTGAAGAGGCCTGAGgtcacagaccacacacacacacacacacacacacacacaacgaacACGAAGGGAAAAGTGGTCCAGATGCTGACATAGGACAAGTACCAATATGTTATGTATGTGAACTAGATAGCATGGGAGGGGatgtagcttaggggtagagcacttgagcagcTTGAATGATTGCCTGAGTTCCCTCCAaagcaccacagaaacaatgaAACTAGTTAATTtcatagctgggcactagtgcctcatgcctgtagtcctagatactcaggaggctgagatttgaggattacagtttgacgcaagcctgggcaagaaagtccctgagacttatctccaagtaaccaccaaaaaaggcaatagtggagctatggctcaaatagtagagtgctagccttaagtaaaaacagctcagggaaagcatccaggccctgagttcaagccccaggacacacacacacacacacacaaatttcatAGATATTAAGGACAAAGATAGGTTAAGGACAAAGTAAGACAGTTTGAAGAAAAATATCAAGAAGGCAATTATATGGCCGGCAGTGGAATTCAGTAGTAGAGTACATTCTTATTAGCAGGTACAAGGTATAGGGTTGAATTCAGcaccaaaagaggaaaaaaaataaaagataacctTGGTGGTAGTATACTGTCAGAAAAACTATACGGGGTTCACTGGGTGCTAGGGGCTCACAcgtgtcatcctaggtactcagagattaagatctgagaatggaaaTTCAAAACCAGGAGCTGAGGTACAAAAAAAcacttagctgggcactgatgactcatacctgtaatcctagctattcaggagactgggatctgaggatcacacctcaaagccagcccaagcaggaaagcccatgaaactcatatccaattaaacatcagaaagctagaagtgtagctgtggctcaagtggtaaggtgctacctctgagcactcagggacagtgttcaggccctgagttcaaagccccaggactggcaccaaaaaaaaaaaaaaaaagcaacaaaaaaaaagctaggtgctggtggctcacacctataatcctagctattcaggaggctacggtcctcagatcccagttcaaagccagcccaggcaggaaagtccatgagactcattaaccaccagaaaactggaagtggtgctggggctctaaATGGTAGCGtgttagccttcagtgaaaaagctcagggacagtgcccaacctcgagttcaagccccatgactgaccaaaaaacaaaagaagaaggagaaaagaaacactTGTTTAGTCCAACTccttttttcagatgagaaaTACAGTCTGGCTAAGAGCTGAAGGTCACCCTGCAGGTGAAATTTCTCTTCCTGCTTGGAGCTTTTCAGATTGTAATGTTCAGCGAAATCACCTAGTTAAAGTGCAGTTTCCAACCTGGTGTGGTAGTGCACGCCTGTCGTTgacaggctgaggcaagaagattgatAGATTGAGGCCAGACTAGGCTACCTGTCCCAAACATGTCCCCTCACACCAGCTGGAAGTGAGGCAATGTCACTGCAGACCGACTTGTCAAGGGCCAAGATAGACTCTTGTGTATCTATGTGCCACCAACCAGTCACTTGCTATAGTGCCCTGCATGCATGGTGGGCTCAGTCCCACTGACTGACTCCAAGGGGTTCTCCTGGCTTCTAGCAAAGTGGTAACACCTAGAGCAAAAACTTGCTCATAAATCAGAGCTGTCAGGGTAGCTCATCCTCAGGTAGCTCATCctcataatcttaactactcaggaggcagatatgggaggatcatagtttgaggctaaACTGGAGGAAAAAAGCAAGACTCCCTCAAAACAAGTTGGGTGTGGTAGttgcacacctgtagtcccagcaactCAACAGATTGTCTGTAGGACAATCATGGACTGAGGCTGCCCAGAGTgactccaaaaaaaaacaaacaacaaaaaccccacaacaacaaacaggtggtggtggctcatgtctgtaattctactcagatggctgagatctgaggattacagttcaaagccagcccgggtaagaaagtctgtgagattctcatctccaattaaacaccagaaaacttgaagtagagctgtagctcaaagtggtagagtgctagccttgagcaaaagagctcaggggcagcacctaggccctaaattcaagccccacaactgacaaaaaataatttaaataaataacaaacacaaaaaggaatggaggtatggttcaagtcgtagagcacctgcctatcgAGTATGCTCTGaaatcaaatcccagtaccacagagCAGTAAGCTCAGGGACTCCACACCCACACGGGGCTCCCATCAATGCCCTCTGAAGACCCCACTGACCCCCCAGAGGAGGCGCTCACCTGTGTAGTAAACATTCTCATCCCAGCCCCGCTTCCTCCACGCAGCGTTTCGAGTCTCCTCCCGAGACTGCAGGTCCTTATAGGCTGTGGGAAAGGCACAAGCTCATTCTTCAGGCACGGACAATCTCCCCCAGCACAGGGCCCTTCCTACCACCCCAAACCTGCCCTGCGGCCTCTTCCACCCCAGTTGTCTTTGTCAGGCTATCAGCAAACCAAGGCACCAAGGcacttgtacaaaaaaaaaaaaaaaaaaaaaaaaaaaaagtgcttcaaGTAGGAAGAACAGCAtgcgtgcaaaggccctgaggtagaAAAAGGCCTTTGAGATTTTAGGAAGTATACATATGTTGATGACTCTTAAACTTCTACTTTCAGTCCCAAACTATCCTATCCTGCATGACATGGGTATTTGGATGTGCCAGAATCTTAAATGTTACCTTCCTTAGGCCTTTACTCTGCTCTTCCCCTAGACCTCCAATCTTGGCAAAATGACACAGCTATTTTagggcagggcctgggagctgggctgggaagTGGATGATTCAATCTCAGATACCATTGGTTCAGTCTACAGGCTCAGCATCCCAGTGTTACTACCTGAGACCAGGCCCTATCTTTACCTGCTTGAGCTCATGTAAGCTCTCCTCTACTCTCCCCAGGAACATAACAGCCAGAATTATTACTCCTGAGGCTCCCAGTTTATTTCCGGTAAATCCCAGTGAATCCCACAGCCTGTGAGGCACAGATTAATATCTGTCCCATTCCATCTCCTTACACTCTTCCCCACTCACTCCTACACCATCCTCCCTTCCAGAGGCCCCCTACctaccacagggcctttgcacatgctgttcCCTCCACTTGCCATGTTTCCCTCCAGCCAATCACGGCTAGCTCCTTACACAGATGGCTCTGTGCTTACATTCAGCCCTCAGGGAGGCCTTCTTTCCCTACTCAAGTTCAGTGTAGGTCCCTTGTGTTTTTCTCTATCAcctcttcctgccttctttctacAGTATCAGCAGTCATCTGAAATGAGTCATTTTTGGCAAGTTGTTGGTTGACACGGTATTTCCCTCTGCTAGAATGTAAATAAAGGCACACAGGCTGACACTAGAGAGAGGGAAACCCGTGACCTACCCCAGAGATGATGCAcaacgtagagctcccctatcTGTGAGAAGAAGCCGCCCACAGCCTCCTGGTTCTCCTGCCGGTATTTGATGGCCCGGGCCCTGGAAATGGCAGAGTGTAGGGTAGAGGCATGGCCAAGGTGGACCCAGGCTGAATCCTTGCCCGtgtggggcctggggctggcaggAAGGACTACTGGGGAATGGTACCAAGGAGGCACCACCACTGGCTGCTGCTTTACCAAGCGAGGCTTCACCTCCTGCAGGTCTGCATCTCTAGGCTGCTCTTTCTTTAGGCTCCCCTGACCACTCAGTGGCCCAGGGTTCCCCTACACCCTCAGTCCCAGGGCTGTTACTCACCAGTTGTTCCCCCACTCAATCATGGTTCCTGGCTGAAAGAGAACCAAGAACAAGAATGAGCCCTTTGGCTCTCAGCAGCAcaacttccccccctccccaaagcctCACAGCTGGCACATGCGTGTCAGTACACTTGTTCTGCGCTCCTAGGGTCAGAAGAGAAGCCCAAGGAGGGTGCCAGGCTGGAGAAGGACACACCTTGAGCTTGTAGGTCCTCAGCTCATAGATGTTCCCACCGGCTCTGGGCTGTGGCTCATTCCAGAAGCTGAACTCCAGGAGCAACTGGTTCCTCCTGGACAGCAGCATACGGCTCCGCTCCTTCCGGAATTCCAGGTATTCCTGGGGACCAGGCAGTGTGAGCATGTTGAGGAAGGAATGACCACCTGCAGTGGGGCCCATGGAGAGGCACAGCCTTTGGGGGTGGAAGTGACTCTGTGATGCAGACATACCTTGTTGTTTTTGAGCTTGTTCATGCAGTCCATGAGGGCTGGGTAGCCGCCTGAGAATCGCCAGAGGTGTACTGTTGAGGGAGGGCGCAGGTCAGGGGGCTGCCAGGATGCTGGCTGGCTCCAATGTGGTTTAAATGTGACAATGGAACTGGGTGCCATTGACAttgggtgccggtagctcacacaTGTGACCCTGGCTACTCAcatgtgaccctagctactcaggaggctgagattaaggatcatggttggaaggcagcctgggcaggaaagtccaggagaatcttttttttttttttttttttccagtcctggggcttgaactcaggggcctgagcactgtccctggcttctttttgctcaaggctacactctgccacttgagccacagtgccacttctggctttttctatatatgtggtgctgaggaattgaacccagggcttca carries:
- the LOC125349261 gene encoding protein NipSnap homolog 1 isoform X4 yields the protein MAPRLCGISASARRLLGSPGSRGGDGAAAAAARFYSKDSEGSWFRSLFVHKVDPRKDAHSTLLSKKETSNLYKIQFHNVKPECLDAYNSLTEAVLPQLHLDEDYPCSLVGNWNTWYGEQDQAVHLWRFSGGYPALMDCMNKLKNNKEYLEFRKERSRMLLSRRNQLLLEFSFWNEPQPRAGGNIYELRTYKLKPGTMIEWGNNWARAIKYRQENQEAVGGFFSQIGELYVVHHLWAYKDLQSREETRNAAWRKRGWDENVYYTVPLVRHMESRIMIPLKISPLQ